A region of the Clavelina lepadiformis chromosome 9, kaClaLepa1.1, whole genome shotgun sequence genome:
ATCCCAAAGGAAACAGTTGTTTTAGCGAAGATGGGATGGAAACGGAGATAGAAGTCACTCCAGAGGTAAGTTATTTTGGCATTCGCaagtaatatttttagtttttgtagCTTATAAGCAATATATAGGTAACTTTTCGCATCCTTGGAGTTCTCTGTAATGTTCTTTTTCGTTTTTCACTTCATATATTTACTACTTCAAAGCAGAATTCCCAAAATCCCGAcgataaaaagaaaaagaaaaaactcaAGAAGAAAAAAGGCGAGTCTCGCGAAAACTTGAACAGCGAAGAGGAACCCAAACATCCGGTGGAGGATGAAGGGAATAAAGACAACAAGAAAATGGAGCAAGACGAGAaacgtaaaatattttgccagTTTCTTCTTGAAAATGTACACTAAGTGCAAAAATCGTATGATTCCTGATACGGTGGTGTTCTCGTTGAAATTATGTTGTTTGAAATAACTGGAGGATGAATTcgatttcaaaaatattgttgCAGATTCTGAAAAAAATAGTGATGTTGAACGCTGTGGGACAGACCTGTCCAAGCCAGAGGTACAATTCGTTGTGTCTGTGGACATTTCGACCTTAACACATAATTCTGTTTTGCTAGTCTGCTTTTTACTAATCTATTTCACCAAAGTATAATTGTAGTTATGTACATTTTTGctacatgttttatttttaacaatctCTTCTTTAGAATTTTAACTGCGAGCAATTTTTGATGTAATCTCAATACCACCGTAAATTTCAAACAGTGCATAAGGCGCAAAACGATGGTAGCATTTGTTAACAGAGAATTTTTTACGTCATCCATTTTTTCTTCATACAAGTTCTAGGGTTTAATGTATGTTTCGAATTTCTGTTCAACAAATTTCTTTCTGAACAGAAAAAATCTCTAGCAAGACGCATTTTCGGAAAGCGAGTCAACCGTCGAAGTACTATGAACTTTCTGCCTTTCTTCTGCCTTACTTGTATAATACCAGTAATAGCCGTTTATtgctgtgacgtcataatcagcGTTAACGTTTTGCAACTTGACGGCGTCGAACTAGTGAAGAGGCAAGACAACTTGTACAACGTCTGTTCGATCGCCCCCTTGCGGGGACTTACTTTTGAGTATGAGCACAGAATCCATAACACTGTTTTGAAAGAGGTATACGGTTGTTGGAATAAGTACGTTTGTACTTTACTTATTTGAGATGTCTTACCAAAATATAATCGATACAACTTTGATACTAGTAAGGCTACTATGCCAACAATAATTAAgattaaattgtttaaattggAGAAAATTTAGGTTCTTCGTCTCCGTAGTGAAAGGACGAAACGACAAGCACCAGATATAGTCGAAGCACAGGAAGGTAATCAGTGTTTGAGAAAAAGTTGATATATCAAacctgaaaatataaaacactATCAGCCCGTGTGGTTTATGTACATATTCAACAAATGAACCCTTTGATTCCACACAATCTTCTAACTTTGAGGACTTTTTGGAAACGAAATTTTATTACTTAtttaaaacataatatttttccAATCAGGTCCCGAATTAGTCACAGCAACAGATGGAAGAAGTACTTCCAACTCACAAACCACTGAAATGACATCACCGACTGAGCCAAGTTCATCAGAAGAAAGCGTCCAGAATACACAGAGTGGCGTGGCGTCAGCCATTCCTTCTTCCGACGTCAACCCAACAGCATCAGAAATCGTCTCAATCGACGAAACGATGAAGGAAGAAAACGTAACGGAACAACCAGACCCTACAACGACATCTGCCGGATACGAAATGACCACCGTATGCGAGATTTACCAGACGACCGGAAATTATTGTGAAAGCGACGACTACTTCGTTCAGCGGCACCGCGAGGCAGTTCGCCAAGACAAGAAAAACGACTGGTACTCTACAGAGCTTGCCGTACTCAAACGATACCAACAGGCCCTCTTTTTCCTTTTCACAGTAATCGGAGTGATATTCTTAATGTCGAGTATAGCGTTGAGATTCGACGCTTACTTTCGAGAGCGTTGGTCGTCGTCGATCCTTGTAATGTTCATGCTATACATGATCTCCATGTCTTTAACTGCTAAAGTATTTGCTATCCAGACAGGGTCTAACGGCCTGAGGTAAGTTTTTATTATCGGGTAACTTCGTCCTTTGCTATGATTCAAATCTTCTGGCCACTCAATTCGGTTTCAAGCGATTCCAGATAAAGTTTTGTAGTTCAACCGTTTATTTGCGGCATATGTTTAAACAGTTTATTCCACTTTCCGCATTATATCTGCGGATAGTTTCAAAGAAAGTGGAAGGGGCCACCGAAGTGATATATCTATACACCTAGGTTTTACCGCAATAATACCATCACATACACAAGATTTGACATTTGCAAGAACTAAACTTGTTCATAAATTCTGATGTTTTGAAGATAATTTTGATATAGTTTAAGTTAGTACTGGGATTAGTAGAGTGttataaaaaagcaaagaatTGGCCACAATTTTTATCAGATAATAATTAGCCTATTAGTCCTACACGGTTTGCATTATTCCAGCAATGTGACTTTTATAGACTGACTCATTGCCGTACGATGGAAGAAGTCTTTTTGCCGGTGTTTAGAGagctaaacatttttcaatttaaatcaattcaatacaatttaatttttaatttaacagATGCTTCCTCTGTCGTATGGTAAGCTACTGTGACGATATCGACCCGTGGAACATGAGTCCATCAGCGGGGAACTTTCCTCTGCATATTAACTGGACCCTAGTCGTAGTGGTGAGTGGAGTGCAACGTACTAGATAAAAAGAGTCACGGCTTAATATGCCCCTTGCCAGGAGCAAAGCTTTTCTTATTTACACTTGAACTACTTCATAGGTTAGCTACGTTCTCAAAATATATGACTGCATTGCCATTGGTTTCTTGACCTTGAAATTTGTTCTGGATTCCGACAATGCCTGGTGGGTATCGGTACTCAAGACTGTTAGCTGGGTCATCATTTTTCCTCTTATGGTGGTGACCCCGACCGCTGGAGTGATCAGATATGAAGTATTGCCGGTACGTTTCATTTACACGTTATAGATAGAAAACAATTGTGCAAAACCACTTGTGCACGGTTACACAATGACCTGTGCGGTCATTGCATGGTTTCTATCTTTCTGCGAAAGTTGCAAAATAGTTTTCAGACGTATAAAAACAAGATGTTATCTGCGTATTGCTGTGACGGATAGTTTTCCCCTATGATAAATGAAAAACTAAAGATAAGGGAATGTAATAAGAAAAGTATTAAGACCGGTACAATAGCCTAAACAGTCAAGTAAAACGTTGTTATTTCTTCTGAGCAAAAGCCTTTATCAACGGCAAGATAATTGCAGTTTGTACAATTAGATATTATGCGCTGTTAACTAGAATGTTGCCATGAAACAGTGGAACCTATATTCGTATGTCTCGTTTTCTATATACACAACATCAAAGATGAGAGACAATGCACAAGCTTAAGTGAAAATAAGTGGTACAGTAGgcagtagtagtagtagtataAGTAATAgaacacaaataaattttcgcttaaaactttttcttggaTTGGTAAATATACAGAATTCGGTTTTCAGCAGAAAAAAGTTCTGGTCGATTAATTGCGTCCGTAAATCGTTAACAAgacttaaaaaatttgaaacagttaacaaaatatttaggTCACTATTCCCGATAACGAAGCAGCCAGACTTGGATTTGAAATCGTCTTCTACATTGGCGTGGCCTTCTGGGCTCTGGCGCTCATCATCTTAccaatattttgcaaattctaTATGTGCAATGATGAACCTCTTGAATACGACGAAGATGCTGAATACGACGATGACGATTACTAAATCATTGCAAAATCTCAAAATACTTTTACATGAATGACACTTGTACATAATAATTTACACTACACTGATGTTGCCTTACTAATTCTATAACTATACACTTTGCCTTGGTTTGATTTGCTGTGCTGTTTGTGAATGCTACCGTACTCGGCCAGTCTAAACAATGTgttgttttattcaaaattacCTATTAAGAATGTGTCGAACTGTCGACCTCTTTTTGGTGTTGATCGATCGAATTTGATTAAAGGCTTCTTAATTTGCTACGTATCTCAAGAAGTCTAAATTTATTTACGTAAGACTTAAATCATGAATAAATCAAGAATGACTTCAGGTCCTCACGTGTTCCTCGAAGCTTTTGTACTTTTTAGTCTATTTATCCTTGTTGTAGCATGCATGGGGCCTTTCTTTGTTTGTCTGTGGACTAATTGAACTGTTTATTGCGAAGTTTTTAACCGCATAATTGCCAATAAATGTACGGTAAAGTACaattttataacttatatGCTTAGCTACCAACTGCATTAAACGTCCCGAAAACTTCAGGCTAAGCTGCAAGGAAAAGTTCCACCACTTCAAACTCGGTCAATGTAAATTTCTCTAAGGCTTGACTCAACTTAGTTGTCTGCTTTTGTCAGAAAACCACCAGACGGAAATCTTTTGAAGTGggttgttgatatttttgttcgATTGGGTACAGCGAATTCAGCTCTTTA
Encoded here:
- the LOC143470444 gene encoding uncharacterized protein LOC143470444 isoform X1, producing MTASVGEKSEESVTSPAENSELEAKSENDDPKGNSCFSEDGMETEIEVTPEQNSQNPDDKKKKKKLKKKKGESRENLNSEEEPKHPVEDEGNKDNKKMEQDEKHSEKNSDVERCGTDLSKPEKKSLARRIFGKRVNRRSTMNFLPFFCLTCIIPVIAVYCCDVIISVNVLQLDGVELVKRQDNLYNVCSIAPLRGLTFEYEHRIHNTVLKEVLRLRSERTKRQAPDIVEAQEGPELVTATDGRSTSNSQTTEMTSPTEPSSSEESVQNTQSGVASAIPSSDVNPTASEIVSIDETMKEENVTEQPDPTTTSAGYEMTTVCEIYQTTGNYCESDDYFVQRHREAVRQDKKNDWYSTELAVLKRYQQALFFLFTVIGVIFLMSSIALRFDAYFRERWSSSILVMFMLYMISMSLTAKVFAIQTGSNGLRCFLCRMVSYCDDIDPWNMSPSAGNFPLHINWTLVVVVSYVLKIYDCIAIGFLTLKFVLDSDNAWWVSVLKTVSWVIIFPLMVVTPTAGVIRYEVLPVTIPDNEAARLGFEIVFYIGVAFWALALIILPIFCKFYMCNDEPLEYDEDAEYDDDDY
- the LOC143470444 gene encoding uncharacterized protein LOC143470444 isoform X2, giving the protein MTASVGEKSEESVTSPAENSELEAKSENDDPKGNSCFSEDGMETEIEVTPENSQNPDDKKKKKKLKKKKGESRENLNSEEEPKHPVEDEGNKDNKKMEQDEKHSEKNSDVERCGTDLSKPEKKSLARRIFGKRVNRRSTMNFLPFFCLTCIIPVIAVYCCDVIISVNVLQLDGVELVKRQDNLYNVCSIAPLRGLTFEYEHRIHNTVLKEVLRLRSERTKRQAPDIVEAQEGPELVTATDGRSTSNSQTTEMTSPTEPSSSEESVQNTQSGVASAIPSSDVNPTASEIVSIDETMKEENVTEQPDPTTTSAGYEMTTVCEIYQTTGNYCESDDYFVQRHREAVRQDKKNDWYSTELAVLKRYQQALFFLFTVIGVIFLMSSIALRFDAYFRERWSSSILVMFMLYMISMSLTAKVFAIQTGSNGLRCFLCRMVSYCDDIDPWNMSPSAGNFPLHINWTLVVVVSYVLKIYDCIAIGFLTLKFVLDSDNAWWVSVLKTVSWVIIFPLMVVTPTAGVIRYEVLPVTIPDNEAARLGFEIVFYIGVAFWALALIILPIFCKFYMCNDEPLEYDEDAEYDDDDY
- the LOC143470444 gene encoding uncharacterized protein LOC143470444 isoform X3; protein product: MTASVGEKSEESVTSPAENSELEAKSENDDPKGNSCFSEDGMETEIEVTPEQNSQNPDDKKKKKKLKKKKGESRENLNSEEEPKHPVEDEGNKDNKKMEQDSEKNSDVERCGTDLSKPEKKSLARRIFGKRVNRRSTMNFLPFFCLTCIIPVIAVYCCDVIISVNVLQLDGVELVKRQDNLYNVCSIAPLRGLTFEYEHRIHNTVLKEVLRLRSERTKRQAPDIVEAQEGPELVTATDGRSTSNSQTTEMTSPTEPSSSEESVQNTQSGVASAIPSSDVNPTASEIVSIDETMKEENVTEQPDPTTTSAGYEMTTVCEIYQTTGNYCESDDYFVQRHREAVRQDKKNDWYSTELAVLKRYQQALFFLFTVIGVIFLMSSIALRFDAYFRERWSSSILVMFMLYMISMSLTAKVFAIQTGSNGLRCFLCRMVSYCDDIDPWNMSPSAGNFPLHINWTLVVVVSYVLKIYDCIAIGFLTLKFVLDSDNAWWVSVLKTVSWVIIFPLMVVTPTAGVIRYEVLPVTIPDNEAARLGFEIVFYIGVAFWALALIILPIFCKFYMCNDEPLEYDEDAEYDDDDY